The proteins below come from a single Staphylococcus sp. MI 10-1553 genomic window:
- a CDS encoding sulfurtransferase TusA family protein: MKHELGTIGMVCPFPLIEAQKKMEGLNIGDELKIDFDCTQATEAIPQWAAEQNYPITEFEQLGDASWTITVQKA; encoded by the coding sequence ATGAAACACGAATTAGGCACTATCGGAATGGTATGCCCTTTCCCATTAATAGAAGCACAAAAGAAAATGGAAGGTTTAAATATTGGGGATGAATTGAAAATTGATTTCGATTGCACACAAGCTACAGAAGCTATACCTCAATGGGCAGCAGAGCAGAATTATCCGATTACTGAATTTGAGCAATTAGGTGATGCTTCTTGGACCATTACCGTTCAAAAAGCTTAA
- a CDS encoding redox-sensing transcriptional repressor Rex, which produces MGKSMNKIPRATLKRLPLYYRFVNTLKAKGEDRVNSKAISEGLNIDSATIRRDFSYFGELGKKGYGYNIDSLLEFFKSELSDSDIIKIGIVGVGHLGTALISYNFSIHDDMTITEAFDIREDIIGTTVGDITIKSMDDIKETIASGELEVVIIATPESAAQAVTDQLVEAGIKGILNFTPKRVHAPQSVQVHQIDLGIELQSLLFFMKNYGTTEG; this is translated from the coding sequence ATGGGAAAATCAATGAACAAAATTCCTAGAGCGACTTTAAAACGTCTCCCTTTGTATTATAGATTTGTGAATACTTTAAAAGCGAAAGGCGAAGATCGTGTTAATTCGAAAGCCATTAGCGAAGGCTTAAATATAGATTCAGCCACAATACGTCGAGATTTTTCTTATTTTGGTGAATTAGGTAAAAAAGGTTACGGTTATAATATTGATAGTTTATTAGAATTTTTTAAGTCAGAATTGAGTGATTCAGATATTATCAAAATTGGTATTGTCGGTGTCGGTCACTTAGGTACGGCTTTAATTTCTTATAACTTTTCAATCCATGATGATATGACCATTACAGAAGCTTTTGACATTAGAGAAGACATTATCGGTACAACAGTAGGGGATATTACGATTAAGTCGATGGATGACATTAAAGAAACCATTGCTTCAGGCGAATTAGAAGTTGTCATTATTGCGACACCTGAATCAGCAGCACAAGCAGTGACAGATCAGTTAGTAGAAGCAGGCATCAAAGGTATCTTGAACTTTACACCAAAACGTGTTCACGCGCCACAATCAGTACAAGTGCATCAAATTGACTTAGGGATTGAACTCCAATCGCTACTCTTCTTTATGAAAAATTATGGTACGACAGAAGGGTAA
- a CDS encoding ABC-F family ATP-binding cassette domain-containing protein yields the protein MILMQLSQITKSFDGEEIFEGVNFEVKTGERIGIVGRNGAGKSTLMKIIAGVESYDSGHISKIKGLKLGYLTQQMTLNAENTVFEEMAKPFEKVKAIGKRMQEETDWLAAHAEAYETTEYQTHIAKYEQLSNEFEQLGGYHYDSKIKTVLNGLDFSEADYDRPINDFSGGQKTRLSLAQMLLSEPDLLLLDEPTNHLDMATTEWLEDYLKYFKGAIVIISHDRFFLDKIVTQIYDVSLGEVKHYVGNYTKFIQLRDQYFQKRLAEYERQQSEIKRLETFVEKNITRASTSGMAKSRRKMLEKMARIEKPMLDARSANIQFDFDRNTGNDVMHIQDLEIGYSAPITVPIHFEINKGDHIGIIGPNGIGKSTLIKTLAKRVPPLSGQIIEGANLKIGYYDQKQAEFRSNKTILDFVWDQYRHMLEKDVRAVLGRFLFTQDEVLKVINDLSGGEKARLQLALLMLERNNVLILDEPTNHLDIDSKEMLEQALKNFEGTLIFVSHDRYFINELANRIFDLNKTGGHLYLGDYQYYLEKLEQQNALAAYEEQREDNNANDESASSQNTYQDQKALRREKRKIERQIEAEEQKIMELEARIEEIDVAMTDDATMNDYEKTQALADERTSIEQSLEQVMTNWEELQLALSEFKDEMN from the coding sequence ATGATTTTAATGCAGTTAAGTCAGATTACGAAATCGTTTGATGGCGAAGAAATTTTTGAAGGCGTTAATTTTGAAGTGAAAACGGGTGAGCGCATTGGTATCGTAGGTCGAAACGGTGCGGGGAAATCCACATTGATGAAAATTATCGCAGGTGTGGAATCATATGACTCAGGCCATATCTCAAAAATCAAAGGTCTTAAACTCGGCTATTTGACACAACAAATGACTTTAAATGCTGAAAATACTGTTTTTGAAGAAATGGCAAAACCTTTTGAAAAAGTTAAAGCGATTGGCAAGCGCATGCAAGAAGAAACAGACTGGCTTGCTGCACATGCCGAAGCTTATGAAACAACAGAATATCAAACACATATCGCAAAATATGAACAATTATCCAATGAATTTGAACAACTCGGTGGCTATCATTATGACAGTAAAATTAAAACTGTGTTGAATGGCCTTGATTTTAGTGAAGCCGATTACGACCGTCCAATTAACGATTTTAGTGGTGGTCAAAAAACGCGTCTCTCTCTCGCACAAATGTTATTGAGTGAACCTGACTTGCTTTTACTCGATGAACCGACAAACCATTTAGACATGGCGACAACAGAATGGTTAGAAGATTATTTGAAATATTTTAAAGGCGCTATCGTCATTATTTCACATGACCGCTTCTTCCTCGATAAAATTGTGACGCAAATCTATGACGTCTCTCTTGGCGAAGTGAAACATTATGTCGGAAATTATACAAAGTTTATCCAGTTACGTGATCAATACTTTCAAAAGCGACTCGCGGAATATGAACGCCAACAAAGCGAAATCAAACGGCTAGAAACGTTTGTCGAGAAAAATATTACCCGTGCATCTACAAGCGGCATGGCAAAAAGTCGTCGTAAAATGTTAGAAAAAATGGCACGTATTGAAAAGCCAATGCTCGATGCGAGAAGTGCGAACATTCAATTCGATTTCGATCGCAATACGGGCAATGACGTCATGCATATACAAGACTTAGAGATTGGTTACAGCGCACCAATTACAGTACCGATTCATTTTGAAATTAATAAAGGCGACCACATTGGGATTATCGGTCCGAATGGTATTGGGAAATCGACATTAATTAAAACTTTAGCAAAACGAGTTCCCCCTCTCTCAGGTCAAATCATTGAAGGGGCTAACTTGAAAATTGGCTATTATGACCAGAAACAAGCAGAGTTCCGTTCTAATAAAACCATTTTAGATTTCGTCTGGGATCAATACCGTCATATGCTGGAAAAAGATGTGCGCGCGGTATTAGGCCGCTTTTTATTCACACAAGATGAAGTGCTAAAAGTGATTAACGACCTTTCTGGTGGCGAAAAAGCGAGACTCCAACTGGCATTATTAATGTTAGAACGCAATAATGTACTCATTTTGGACGAACCAACAAACCATCTCGACATCGATTCAAAGGAAATGTTAGAACAAGCGTTAAAAAACTTTGAAGGCACTTTAATTTTCGTATCACACGATCGTTATTTTATTAATGAACTTGCCAATCGTATTTTTGATTTAAATAAAACAGGCGGTCATCTGTATTTAGGTGACTACCAATATTACTTAGAAAAGTTAGAGCAGCAAAACGCACTTGCTGCATACGAAGAACAACGTGAAGACAATAATGCCAATGATGAATCGGCTAGTTCACAAAATACGTATCAAGACCAAAAAGCGTTGCGTCGTGAAAAACGTAAAATCGAGCGCCAAATCGAAGCGGAAGAGCAAAAAATTATGGAATTAGAAGCACGTATCGAAGAAATTGATGTCGCAATGACAGATGACGCAACGATGAATGATTATGAAAAAACACAAGCTTTAGCTGACGAACGAACAAGTATCGAACAATCTTTAGAACAAGTCATGACAAATTGGGAAGAATTACAACTAGCATTAAGTGAATTTAAAGATGAGATGAATTGA
- a CDS encoding MutS-related protein, whose amino-acid sequence MEKNLKQLFIMGRVVRETEKLSKMSITPEFNHSLKPLSFISRLRFLLINVETIPGYFVMVFKYMFLIDIHLYATLVRRFINHYDTVIECYRYIGELDSLLAVYQYRYHHDTTEPVEADHVSFEGLTHPLIDEAVPNDFDFNQNVLLTGSNASGKSTFMKAVALNIIMAQAIRTVTADKFQYVPGMVKTTMANADDVTSGDSYFMAELKSLKRLFHQDAAVQHYYFIDEIFKGTNTTERVAASHAVLDYLNQMSHLKNIAATHDIELTEVLANQYANYHFNEHVTDGEIVFDYRIKEGPANTRNALELIRIMQFPTRIYTDAQAYVKQLET is encoded by the coding sequence GTGGAGAAAAATTTAAAACAACTTTTCATCATGGGACGGGTCGTTCGAGAAACTGAAAAACTCTCAAAAATGTCTATTACGCCTGAGTTCAACCATTCATTAAAACCGTTAAGCTTTATTTCACGGTTACGCTTTTTATTGATCAACGTTGAAACGATTCCAGGATATTTTGTGATGGTTTTTAAATATATGTTTTTAATTGATATTCATTTATACGCGACACTCGTGCGTCGTTTTATCAACCATTATGATACGGTTATAGAATGTTACCGCTATATCGGAGAATTGGATAGTTTATTAGCAGTGTATCAATATCGCTATCATCACGATACAACTGAGCCTGTTGAAGCGGATCATGTCTCATTCGAAGGTTTGACCCATCCACTTATTGATGAAGCAGTACCGAATGACTTCGATTTCAATCAAAATGTTTTGTTAACAGGATCCAACGCTTCTGGTAAGTCTACATTTATGAAAGCCGTCGCATTGAATATCATCATGGCTCAAGCAATACGTACTGTGACCGCTGACAAGTTTCAATACGTCCCTGGCATGGTGAAGACGACTATGGCAAATGCCGATGATGTAACGAGTGGCGACAGTTACTTTATGGCAGAATTGAAATCGCTCAAACGTTTGTTCCATCAAGATGCAGCAGTTCAACACTATTATTTTATTGATGAAATTTTCAAAGGAACTAATACTACTGAACGTGTCGCTGCTTCACACGCCGTACTCGATTATTTAAACCAAATGTCACATTTAAAGAATATCGCAGCGACACATGATATTGAATTAACAGAAGTCTTAGCAAATCAATATGCCAATTATCATTTTAACGAGCACGTGACCGATGGGGAAATTGTGTTTGATTATCGAATTAAAGAAGGGCCGGCAAATACGAGAAATGCGTTGGAGTTAATTCGAATCATGCAGTTTCCAACTCGTATTTATACGGATGCTCAAGCATATGTGAAGCAACTTGAAACTTAA
- the tsaD gene encoding tRNA (adenosine(37)-N6)-threonylcarbamoyltransferase complex transferase subunit TsaD, whose protein sequence is MNELTKILALETSCDETSVSVIENGQTILSNSVLSQIESHQRFGGVVPEVASRHHVDNITVMIEEALQQAHTSIEDVDAVAVTQGPGLIGALLVGVNAAKALAFANDKPLIPVHHIAGHVYANQLQNGLKFPLIALIVSGGHTELVYMENHLQFEVIGETRDDAVGEAYDKVARKIGLPYPGGPAIDRLAAQGEDTYDFPRVWLEPDSYDFSFSGLKSAVINKLHQLEQKGEPIIPENVATSFQNSVVEVLVGKAMRACEAYGVKQLIVAGGVASNRGLRQALEVSTAEKGIELAIPEPQLCTDNAAMIGAAAHEIYLKGIRGDMALNGQSSMDIEMYRD, encoded by the coding sequence ATGAATGAACTAACAAAAATTCTTGCACTTGAAACAAGCTGTGACGAAACAAGTGTCAGTGTCATTGAAAATGGTCAAACAATTTTAAGTAATAGCGTATTAAGCCAAATTGAAAGTCATCAACGGTTTGGGGGTGTCGTTCCAGAAGTGGCGAGTCGTCATCACGTTGATAATATTACGGTCATGATTGAAGAAGCGTTACAACAGGCCCATACGTCAATTGAAGATGTGGATGCTGTCGCGGTTACCCAAGGACCAGGACTGATTGGTGCGTTACTTGTTGGTGTGAATGCTGCGAAGGCACTGGCTTTTGCGAATGATAAACCACTCATCCCAGTGCATCATATTGCAGGTCATGTTTATGCCAATCAACTTCAAAATGGCTTGAAATTTCCATTGATTGCCTTAATTGTTTCAGGTGGTCATACAGAGCTTGTCTATATGGAAAACCATTTACAGTTTGAAGTGATAGGGGAGACACGTGATGATGCAGTCGGTGAAGCGTATGATAAAGTCGCACGTAAAATCGGCTTACCGTATCCAGGTGGCCCTGCTATTGATCGACTTGCCGCTCAAGGAGAAGACACGTACGACTTTCCGCGTGTGTGGTTAGAACCCGATAGCTATGACTTTAGTTTTAGCGGTTTAAAGAGTGCAGTGATTAATAAATTGCATCAATTAGAACAAAAAGGCGAACCGATTATTCCAGAAAATGTCGCGACAAGCTTCCAAAACAGTGTTGTTGAAGTGCTCGTAGGAAAAGCAATGCGTGCATGTGAAGCGTATGGTGTGAAACAACTCATCGTTGCTGGCGGTGTTGCGAGTAATCGAGGTTTACGTCAAGCGTTAGAAGTCTCAACTGCTGAGAAAGGGATAGAGCTTGCGATTCCAGAGCCACAGTTATGTACCGATAATGCAGCGATGATTGGTGCAGCAGCCCATGAAATTTATTTAAAAGGGATTCGCGGAGATATGGCATTGAACGGACAAAGTAGTATGGACATCGAGATGTACCGAGATTAA
- the rimI gene encoding ribosomal protein S18-alanine N-acetyltransferase, whose protein sequence is MSHEDVPEVFDLEQASFQHSSWTIDAFYYELEQNNFAHYFVLEYDQRIIGYLGLWVVVDQAQVTTIAIDAAYQGHGLGQMLLKYGMNFAGSIATVMSLEVRVDNVIAQHVYQKLGFQFGGKRKNYYGDGEDALVMWVNLYE, encoded by the coding sequence ATGTCGCATGAAGATGTGCCTGAAGTGTTTGATCTAGAACAGGCGAGTTTTCAACATAGTTCATGGACGATTGATGCCTTTTATTATGAACTCGAACAAAATAATTTTGCACATTATTTCGTGCTCGAATATGACCAACGTATTATCGGTTATTTAGGTTTATGGGTCGTTGTCGATCAAGCACAAGTGACAACCATTGCGATAGATGCAGCCTATCAAGGTCATGGATTAGGGCAAATGTTATTAAAATATGGGATGAACTTTGCCGGTTCAATAGCGACAGTGATGAGTTTAGAAGTACGTGTCGATAATGTCATTGCACAACATGTATATCAAAAGCTCGGTTTCCAATTTGGAGGCAAACGAAAAAATTATTATGGTGATGGAGAGGATGCATTAGTCATGTGGGTGAATTTATATGAATGA
- the tsaB gene encoding tRNA (adenosine(37)-N6)-threonylcarbamoyltransferase complex dimerization subunit type 1 TsaB, translated as MYSLLIDSANQPLSVAIMQEGHVLMTHTTTIKRNHSVQLMPLIELLLQQAQLKPKDLDEIIVAEGPGSYTGLRIGVTTAKTLAYTLNIRLYGVSSLKAIAAQIQYSDAYIIPIINARRQHVYAGVYQWQQGELVNVMADRYMPLDRLIEQWASHDNVIFVGEDVEQFETELASFKRLSAPPRADQMYPHKGEPRDIHTFTPQYLKLSEAEQNWLNQQK; from the coding sequence ATGTACAGTTTACTGATTGATAGTGCCAATCAGCCATTATCAGTAGCGATTATGCAAGAGGGTCACGTATTGATGACGCATACGACAACGATAAAACGCAATCATTCGGTTCAGTTAATGCCACTCATTGAATTGTTATTACAACAAGCACAATTGAAGCCGAAAGATTTAGATGAAATTATTGTCGCAGAAGGGCCAGGTTCATATACAGGATTACGTATCGGAGTCACGACAGCTAAAACACTAGCTTACACTTTGAATATTCGATTGTATGGCGTGTCATCATTAAAAGCGATTGCGGCACAAATTCAATATTCTGATGCGTATATTATTCCAATCATTAATGCGAGACGACAACATGTTTATGCGGGTGTCTACCAATGGCAACAAGGTGAACTCGTCAATGTGATGGCAGATCGATATATGCCACTCGACAGGTTAATTGAACAATGGGCATCGCACGACAATGTCATCTTTGTAGGAGAAGATGTGGAACAATTTGAAACGGAATTAGCATCTTTTAAACGTTTGAGCGCGCCCCCTCGAGCGGATCAAATGTACCCACATAAAGGAGAACCACGCGATATTCATACCTTTACACCGCAATATTTAAAACTATCGGAGGCGGAGCAAAATTGGCTGAATCAACAAAAATAA
- the tsaE gene encoding tRNA (adenosine(37)-N6)-threonylcarbamoyltransferase complex ATPase subunit type 1 TsaE: MRIKNKTAMQAFANQLVTYLKAQDVLLLDGDLGAGKTTLSQFVGQALGVKRHISSPTFNIIKSYRGTYLKFHHMDCYRLEEDDEDLGFDEFFEDEAVTVVEWSQFIQDYLPPHYLKISIQTINETERELTFEARGSHFEEIKEAIEHVQFTD, from the coding sequence ATGAGAATTAAAAATAAAACAGCGATGCAAGCATTTGCAAATCAACTTGTAACTTATCTCAAAGCACAAGATGTATTGTTATTAGACGGAGACCTAGGTGCTGGAAAAACAACTTTAAGTCAGTTTGTCGGACAGGCGTTGGGTGTTAAACGTCATATCAGTTCACCGACTTTTAATATTATCAAATCTTATCGAGGCACCTATTTGAAATTTCATCACATGGATTGTTATCGATTAGAAGAAGATGATGAAGACTTAGGATTTGATGAGTTTTTTGAGGACGAAGCGGTGACCGTTGTGGAATGGAGTCAATTTATCCAAGACTATTTACCACCACATTATTTAAAAATCAGCATTCAAACGATTAATGAAACAGAACGAGAGCTTACTTTTGAAGCACGTGGCTCACATTTTGAAGAGATAAAGGAGGCCATCGAACATGTACAGTTTACTGATTGA
- the ilvD gene encoding dihydroxy-acid dehydratase: MRSDMIKKGDHQAPARSLLHATGQIKSPTDMDKPFIAICNSYIDIVPGHVHLRELGDIAKEAIREAGGVPFEFNTIGVDDGIAMGHIGMRYSLPSREIIADAAETVINAHWFDGVFYIPNCDKITPGMLMAAMRTNVPAIFCSGGPMKAGLSAQGKALTLSSMFEAVGAFKEGAMTKEEFLDMEQNACPTCGSCSGMFTANSMNCLMEVLGLALPYNGTALAVSDQRREMIRAAAKQLVENVKNDLKPRDIVTKEAIDDAFALDMAMGGSTNTVLHTLAIAKEAGIDYDLTRINEIAKKTPYLSKIAPSSSYSMDDVHQAGGVPAIINELMKKEGVLHPDRITVTGKTLRENNQDKEITNDVVIRRLDNPYDQQGGLSILYGNIAPDGAVIKVGGVDPTIKTFKGKAICFDSHDEAVEAIDNHTVRAGHVVVIRYEGPKGGPGMPEMLAPTSSIVGRGLGKDVALITDGRFSGATRGIAVGHISPEAAAGGPIGLIKDGDGITIDLVNRDLTLHVDEAVLAERQAHRQPFKAKVKTGYLARYTALVTSANTGGVMQVPEDLL, from the coding sequence ATGAGAAGTGACATGATTAAAAAAGGAGATCACCAAGCACCGGCGAGGAGTTTGTTACATGCAACGGGTCAAATAAAATCCCCTACTGACATGGACAAACCTTTTATCGCAATTTGTAATTCTTATATTGATATCGTTCCGGGACACGTGCATTTACGCGAACTTGGCGATATCGCTAAAGAGGCCATTCGTGAAGCAGGCGGTGTGCCATTTGAATTTAATACGATTGGCGTGGATGACGGTATTGCGATGGGCCATATCGGTATGCGTTACTCATTACCGAGTCGTGAAATTATTGCAGATGCGGCTGAAACAGTCATTAACGCACACTGGTTTGATGGGGTCTTTTACATTCCGAACTGTGACAAAATTACACCGGGTATGTTGATGGCTGCAATGAGAACGAACGTCCCTGCAATATTCTGTTCTGGTGGTCCAATGAAAGCCGGTCTGTCAGCTCAAGGGAAAGCGCTCACTCTCTCATCTATGTTTGAAGCGGTTGGTGCATTTAAAGAAGGCGCGATGACTAAAGAGGAATTTTTAGATATGGAACAAAATGCATGTCCGACTTGCGGTTCTTGTTCAGGGATGTTCACAGCGAACTCGATGAACTGCTTAATGGAGGTATTAGGATTAGCCCTGCCATACAACGGGACAGCATTAGCGGTCAGTGACCAACGTCGTGAAATGATTCGTGCCGCTGCGAAACAACTCGTTGAAAATGTTAAAAACGACTTAAAACCGCGTGATATCGTAACGAAAGAAGCGATTGATGATGCATTTGCATTAGATATGGCGATGGGTGGTTCTACAAATACTGTACTTCACACGCTTGCCATCGCTAAAGAAGCAGGTATTGATTATGATTTAACGCGCATTAACGAAATTGCGAAAAAGACACCTTATTTATCTAAAATTGCGCCAAGTTCATCGTATTCTATGGATGATGTCCATCAAGCGGGCGGTGTCCCTGCCATCATTAATGAATTGATGAAAAAAGAAGGTGTATTACATCCAGATCGTATAACTGTTACTGGTAAAACTTTAAGAGAAAACAACCAAGATAAAGAAATTACGAATGATGTTGTGATTCGCCGTTTAGACAATCCATACGATCAGCAAGGAGGTCTTTCAATCCTTTACGGTAACATTGCTCCAGATGGTGCGGTGATTAAAGTCGGTGGTGTTGACCCTACGATTAAAACATTTAAAGGAAAAGCGATTTGTTTTGACAGTCATGATGAAGCGGTTGAAGCTATCGATAATCATACGGTACGTGCTGGACATGTCGTTGTCATTCGCTATGAAGGACCTAAAGGTGGACCAGGCATGCCAGAAATGTTAGCCCCTACTTCATCTATCGTCGGACGAGGTCTCGGTAAAGACGTCGCATTGATTACAGATGGTCGATTTTCAGGTGCAACAAGAGGTATTGCAGTCGGTCACATTTCACCAGAAGCCGCTGCAGGAGGTCCAATCGGCTTAATTAAAGATGGTGATGGCATTACAATTGATCTCGTGAATCGCGACCTCACTTTACATGTAGACGAGGCGGTACTCGCAGAACGTCAAGCACATCGTCAACCATTCAAAGCGAAAGTGAAAACGGGTTATCTGGCACGTTATACAGCATTAGTGACTAGCGCCAATACAGGTGGCGTAATGCAAGTTCCTGAAGACTTACTTTAA
- the ilvB gene encoding biosynthetic-type acetolactate synthase large subunit, giving the protein MTQTHHTVPQDHNESQEATLQPDMNALKSGAQLLVDAFLEEGVEYIFGYPGGAVLPLYDTFYNEQIKHILYRHEQGATHAAEGYARVSGKPGVVVVTSGPGATNAITGIADAYSDSLPLIVITGQVATPGIGKDAFQEADILSMTTPITKHNYQVNDVKEIPRIIKEAFHVANSGRKGPVVIDFPKDMGILSTDSPVESTVNTPGYYVNTKPDIDEIQKLNDYLKTSERPVILAGAGIHFSKSNALLQQLVEKYQIPVVTTLHGLGAIPYDDPHFLGMGGMHGSYASNMALTECDLLINFGSRFDDRLASNPDEFAPNATIVHVDIDPSEIDKIIKTDLGIVADVKNVIEALLKYDTEKINHDAWLTTVKGYQDEHPFKYVDDPLEKFCKPQRAIEYIGEITQGKAYVATDVGQHQMWVAQFYPFQTYGQLITSGGLGTMGFGIPAAIGAKFAKPNETVVAFVGDGGFQMTNQEMALLNEFNLNIKIVLINNGTLGMVKQWQDKFFNQRFSHSVFNEQPDFIKMSEAYGVKGFLIDDPKCLEAQIDAAFLHNGPVLIEIRISPVEPVLPMVPSGKANHEMEGLL; this is encoded by the coding sequence ATGACGCAAACTCATCATACTGTGCCACAAGATCACAATGAGTCACAAGAAGCAACACTTCAACCTGATATGAACGCTTTAAAGTCTGGTGCACAATTGTTAGTCGATGCATTTTTAGAAGAAGGCGTTGAGTACATATTCGGTTATCCTGGAGGGGCAGTGCTCCCCCTTTACGACACATTTTACAACGAACAGATTAAGCATATTCTCTACCGTCACGAACAAGGTGCAACCCATGCGGCAGAAGGCTATGCTCGCGTAAGTGGTAAACCGGGTGTCGTTGTCGTAACGAGTGGTCCTGGTGCCACGAATGCGATTACAGGTATTGCAGATGCATACAGTGATTCGCTTCCACTCATCGTCATTACTGGCCAAGTTGCGACACCGGGTATTGGTAAAGATGCTTTCCAAGAAGCGGATATTTTATCAATGACGACACCGATTACGAAACATAATTATCAAGTAAACGACGTGAAAGAAATTCCACGCATTATTAAAGAAGCGTTTCATGTCGCAAACTCTGGTCGTAAAGGTCCGGTAGTTATCGATTTTCCGAAAGATATGGGGATTTTATCAACTGATTCACCCGTCGAGAGTACTGTCAATACACCTGGCTATTACGTCAATACAAAGCCTGACATTGATGAAATTCAAAAACTGAATGATTATTTAAAAACGTCAGAGCGCCCTGTCATTTTAGCTGGTGCAGGTATTCATTTTTCTAAATCAAATGCGTTATTACAGCAATTAGTCGAAAAATATCAAATTCCTGTCGTGACGACGCTTCACGGTTTAGGTGCGATTCCTTATGATGACCCCCACTTCTTAGGTATGGGCGGCATGCACGGTTCATACGCAAGTAATATGGCATTAACGGAATGTGACTTACTCATTAACTTTGGATCGCGATTTGATGACCGTTTAGCAAGTAATCCAGATGAATTTGCGCCAAATGCAACCATCGTACATGTCGATATTGATCCATCTGAAATCGACAAAATTATTAAAACTGACCTCGGTATTGTAGCAGATGTTAAAAACGTGATCGAAGCATTATTAAAATATGATACAGAAAAAATCAATCACGACGCATGGTTGACAACGGTTAAAGGCTATCAAGATGAACATCCTTTCAAATATGTCGATGATCCGCTTGAAAAGTTTTGTAAACCACAACGTGCGATTGAATACATCGGTGAAATTACACAAGGTAAAGCTTATGTGGCAACAGATGTCGGCCAACACCAAATGTGGGTAGCTCAGTTCTACCCTTTCCAAACTTATGGTCAGCTGATTACAAGTGGTGGACTCGGTACGATGGGCTTTGGTATCCCAGCGGCTATTGGTGCAAAATTTGCGAAACCAAATGAAACTGTCGTAGCATTCGTCGGTGATGGCGGTTTTCAAATGACGAACCAAGAAATGGCATTGCTGAACGAATTTAACTTGAATATTAAAATCGTGTTGATTAACAACGGTACGCTCGGAATGGTGAAGCAATGGCAAGACAAATTCTTTAACCAACGTTTTTCACATTCAGTATTTAACGAACAACCTGATTTCATAAAAATGAGTGAAGCATATGGTGTTAAAGGCTTTTTAATCGACGACCCGAAATGTTTAGAAGCGCAAATCGATGCGGCATTTTTACACAATGGTCCTGTATTAATTGAAATTCGAATTTCACCTGTAGAACCAGTATTGCCTATGGTACCAAGTGGCAAAGCAAACCATGAGATGGAGGGACTATTATGA